One Psychrobacillus glaciei genomic region harbors:
- the efeB gene encoding iron uptake transporter deferrochelatase/peroxidase subunit produces the protein MDKKQTESFSNKKMNRRQMLKLTGVGAAGVLIGATGFGSVASSLGYSVVEDNLSVLNKIPFYGKYQSGIYTEVQQHIYFASLNVIATSKEELKELFKMWTPMAVKMMNGEEIGEPTTNYFVPAKDTGEAVGLSASNLTLTFGVGPTLFEKSELGIKNLKPTDLVQLPHFPKDQLDENFSAGDICIQACAEDPQVAFHAVRNLVRAASGKVTLKWTQAGFNSFPQGNKKNTPRNLFAFKDGTGNPDVKNIKEMNEVVWVQPNDSVSWMTGGTYLVARKVQTHLETWDRTALGDQEATFGRHRDSGAPLGKKDEHEDMELSRSDSNGRPVVPITSHVHLAKQVKDRLLRRSFSYTSGLDPKTGIFDAGLLFISFQKDPKQFINIQNSLGRVDKLNEYITHRGSAIFACFPGIQKGSFIGESLFKA, from the coding sequence ATGGACAAAAAGCAAACTGAATCATTTTCTAATAAGAAAATGAATCGAAGACAGATGCTTAAGTTAACCGGAGTAGGTGCTGCTGGGGTTTTGATTGGTGCAACTGGATTTGGTTCTGTTGCTAGTTCGCTAGGCTATTCAGTTGTGGAAGATAATTTGTCGGTATTAAATAAAATTCCTTTTTACGGTAAGTATCAATCAGGTATTTATACGGAAGTTCAACAACATATTTACTTTGCATCTTTAAATGTTATTGCAACATCAAAAGAGGAGTTAAAAGAATTATTTAAAATGTGGACTCCAATGGCTGTAAAAATGATGAACGGGGAAGAAATTGGGGAGCCGACTACTAATTATTTCGTTCCTGCTAAAGATACTGGAGAAGCAGTTGGTCTTTCTGCCTCTAATTTAACGTTAACTTTTGGAGTAGGACCAACTTTGTTCGAGAAGTCAGAACTAGGTATAAAAAATCTTAAGCCAACAGATTTAGTACAATTACCGCATTTTCCAAAAGACCAGTTGGATGAAAACTTTTCAGCTGGCGATATATGTATTCAAGCTTGTGCAGAAGATCCACAAGTTGCGTTTCATGCTGTTCGAAATCTTGTTCGTGCTGCTTCAGGAAAAGTAACGTTAAAATGGACTCAAGCAGGCTTTAATTCATTTCCACAAGGAAATAAAAAAAATACTCCTAGAAATTTATTTGCTTTTAAGGATGGCACTGGAAATCCAGATGTGAAAAATATAAAAGAGATGAATGAAGTTGTTTGGGTTCAACCAAATGATTCTGTTTCATGGATGACTGGTGGAACCTATTTAGTAGCAAGAAAAGTTCAGACACATTTAGAAACTTGGGATCGAACAGCCTTAGGGGATCAGGAAGCAACTTTTGGGCGTCATCGAGATAGCGGTGCCCCGCTTGGGAAAAAAGATGAACATGAAGATATGGAGCTTTCTCGAAGTGATTCGAACGGTAGGCCAGTTGTCCCAATCACTTCTCATGTGCATTTAGCTAAACAAGTAAAGGATCGTTTGTTAAGAAGATCGTTTTCTTATACAAGTGGATTAGATCCGAAGACAGGTATATTTGATGCAGGGCTTCTATTTATTTCCTTCCAAAAAGATCCAAAGCAATTTATTAACATACAAAATAGTTTAGGTCGTGTAGATAAATTAAATGAATATATTACCCATCGAGGCAGTGCAATTTTCGCTTGTTTCCCTGGTATTCAAAAAGGGAGTTTTATAGGTGAATCACTTTTTAAAGCATAA
- a CDS encoding FTR1 family protein: protein MNHFLKHKISIVLCVVCILFVVRSVPAQATTTVGELYITISDAIMESKNEDITKAKDALKSFEKQWKEMNVPDSEAVKQINDAYTRAFKSKNADERLANLQQLAKGLAALEKEQNPVDEKMERTNFGTKIQPAIDKMNDIIVTNDKDAILLGYSKFLASWKKNERPVRELDIASYGKIETQVAFMRITLAEDKLDVNQLQGQFNALIKAINDFVANKEVKGTIGNYSLGTLIGLLKESKYQINEGSFDEAANELVKFIEIWPNVEGDIRTKNAGLYTKIESNIPLLVSDLSKDSVDKQKVTNSINSFIQEIELMQTTSDYTYWDSALILLREGLEALLIIIALLAFLKKANQGNQKKWIYLGAFAGLVVSAIAAIILSSILQSVSAGTSRELMEGYVGLGAAVLMIGVGVWLHNKSSITAWNKYIQTQMNHAISTSSILSMAFVSFLSVFREGAETIIFYAGIAPKMSTLELSIGILIALVILVVFAVVLMKVSGKIPIHRFFIVATILIYILAFKIIGVSVHTLQLRSVIPMTTVDHLSVISSIGFYPTWETVIPQILLIGVVVWNFLRKK, encoded by the coding sequence GTGAATCACTTTTTAAAGCATAAAATATCTATTGTATTATGTGTAGTTTGCATATTATTTGTTGTGCGTTCAGTGCCTGCTCAAGCTACTACTACAGTTGGTGAATTGTATATTACGATTAGTGATGCCATTATGGAATCTAAAAATGAAGATATTACAAAGGCTAAAGACGCACTTAAATCGTTTGAGAAACAATGGAAAGAAATGAATGTCCCGGATAGCGAAGCAGTTAAACAAATTAATGATGCTTATACTCGTGCATTTAAATCTAAAAATGCAGATGAGCGTTTAGCAAATTTACAACAACTTGCAAAAGGTTTAGCTGCACTTGAAAAAGAACAAAATCCAGTAGACGAAAAAATGGAACGAACAAATTTTGGTACAAAAATTCAACCAGCAATTGATAAAATGAATGACATTATTGTTACTAATGATAAAGATGCTATTTTACTAGGATACTCCAAGTTTTTAGCTTCTTGGAAAAAAAATGAACGCCCAGTTAGAGAGTTGGATATTGCAAGTTACGGAAAAATAGAAACTCAAGTAGCTTTTATGCGAATTACGTTAGCAGAAGACAAATTGGATGTAAACCAACTTCAAGGACAGTTTAATGCATTAATTAAAGCAATAAATGACTTTGTTGCTAATAAAGAAGTGAAGGGTACTATCGGAAATTATTCTTTAGGTACCCTAATTGGTTTACTGAAAGAAAGTAAGTATCAAATTAACGAAGGATCTTTTGATGAAGCTGCAAATGAATTAGTGAAGTTTATTGAAATTTGGCCAAACGTTGAAGGAGATATACGGACAAAAAATGCAGGCCTTTATACGAAAATAGAAAGTAATATTCCTCTTCTCGTAAGTGATCTTTCAAAAGATTCAGTTGATAAACAGAAAGTAACTAATTCAATTAATTCATTTATTCAAGAGATTGAACTAATGCAAACTACTTCAGACTATACTTATTGGGATTCTGCCTTAATATTACTTCGTGAAGGTTTGGAAGCATTACTCATCATTATCGCATTGCTTGCTTTCTTAAAAAAGGCAAACCAAGGCAATCAGAAGAAGTGGATTTATTTAGGGGCATTTGCAGGTTTGGTTGTGAGCGCAATTGCTGCTATTATTCTTTCAAGTATTCTACAATCGGTTTCTGCGGGAACGAGTCGGGAATTGATGGAAGGATATGTCGGGTTAGGTGCTGCAGTCCTAATGATAGGAGTTGGGGTTTGGTTACATAATAAATCTAGTATTACCGCGTGGAATAAATATATACAAACCCAAATGAATCATGCTATCTCTACCAGTAGTATTTTATCGATGGCATTTGTCAGTTTTCTATCTGTATTTAGAGAAGGGGCAGAAACAATTATTTTTTATGCAGGTATTGCTCCAAAAATGTCTACGCTTGAGTTAAGTATTGGTATCCTAATTGCTTTGGTTATTCTAGTTGTTTTTGCGGTTGTTTTAATGAAAGTAAGCGGAAAGATACCGATTCATAGATTCTTTATCGTAGCGACTATACTTATTTATATTTTGGCATTTAAAATTATAGGAGTTAGCGTTCATACTTTACAACTAAGAAGTGTAATTCCAATGACAACCGTGGATCATTTATCCGTCATTAGTTCCATTGGCTTTTATCCAACATGGGAAACGGTTATCCCACAAATTTTATTAATTGGTGTTGTTGTTTGGAACTTTCTTCGTAAGAAATAA
- a CDS encoding OsmC family protein: protein MAEHFFQLKANWPGDRNDIGEIQMKNLQTQISIPPEMDGPGIGTNPDEMLLGAAATCYIITLAAVMERSNISKESLSMDSTAIVDVTNGVFTYKKIVHRPTIVLRNEKDMATMEKVAIKAEQTCMISKALRGNVVIALEPTILLANDMC from the coding sequence ATGGCAGAGCATTTTTTTCAATTAAAAGCAAACTGGCCAGGTGATCGAAATGATATAGGGGAAATTCAAATGAAAAATTTGCAAACGCAAATATCAATTCCTCCAGAAATGGACGGTCCAGGTATAGGTACGAATCCGGATGAAATGCTTCTAGGTGCTGCGGCTACTTGTTATATTATTACTCTTGCGGCAGTGATGGAAAGAAGTAATATTTCCAAAGAATCCTTATCTATGGATTCTACTGCAATTGTGGATGTAACAAATGGAGTATTTACTTATAAAAAAATTGTTCATCGACCTACTATCGTATTAAGAAATGAAAAAGACATGGCAACAATGGAAAAAGTCGCTATAAAAGCAGAGCAGACATGTATGATTAGTAAAGCTCTAAGAGGTAATGTAGTGATTGCGCTTGAACCAACTATATTGTTAGCAAATGATATGTGTTGA
- a CDS encoding amidohydrolase produces the protein MKTLWTNGHIFTMQSDGNTVESVLVEDGKIIETGSEETLLPLAEEVKSLQGASMYPGFVDSHIHLIGHGEKLAYLDLSMINSIDKIVDKVAGLVKKGEWYVAEGWNDNILIEERPITCFDLDHLKETPIVLKRVCRHVLVANSKAMELAGITKETPNPIGGIIGKDSEGNLNGLFYDEAQQLITSKIPPATTEYLVEVIKNSVADLQSKGLTGVHTEDMAYYGPYTVPLQAYREVIGESFRTHLLRHHEAFEKMQGEEPTDFIEFGAMKIFIDGSLGGRTALLSEDYSDDPGNKGVAVHDPEKLEQLVQTARKYNETIAVHVIGDSAVEIIIDLIEKYPVVFGKKDRLIHVNVLREDLVERMAKLPLVLDLQPIFVPSDFPWVIERLGKDRLNWAYAWKSLINYGFECSGGSDSPVEMADPLVGIDAAVNNKFLPEQALTVFEAISLFTTGSAKATGKENERGKIAKGFDADFTIVDRELNATTLLKANILETIVAGETVYKNNNLRVK, from the coding sequence ATGAAAACACTTTGGACAAACGGTCATATTTTTACAATGCAATCAGATGGAAATACAGTAGAATCCGTCTTGGTAGAAGATGGAAAAATCATTGAAACTGGCTCTGAAGAAACATTATTACCACTTGCAGAAGAAGTAAAATCCTTACAAGGTGCTTCCATGTATCCAGGTTTTGTCGATAGTCATATTCATCTCATTGGTCATGGTGAAAAGTTAGCATATCTTGATTTATCAATGATTAATTCTATTGATAAAATAGTGGATAAAGTAGCAGGACTAGTTAAAAAAGGTGAATGGTACGTTGCTGAAGGTTGGAATGATAATATACTAATAGAGGAAAGACCTATCACTTGTTTTGACCTTGATCATTTGAAAGAGACTCCTATCGTATTAAAGAGAGTATGTAGACATGTATTAGTTGCTAATTCCAAAGCAATGGAACTCGCAGGAATTACGAAAGAAACACCAAATCCAATTGGCGGGATAATTGGTAAAGACAGTGAAGGTAATTTGAATGGATTGTTTTATGATGAAGCACAACAATTAATTACATCTAAAATACCTCCAGCAACTACAGAGTATTTAGTAGAAGTAATTAAAAATAGTGTAGCAGATTTACAATCGAAGGGTTTAACAGGCGTTCACACAGAGGATATGGCATACTATGGACCATATACAGTACCTTTACAGGCATATCGTGAAGTTATAGGTGAAAGTTTTCGTACTCATCTTTTAAGACATCATGAAGCTTTTGAGAAGATGCAGGGGGAGGAACCGACGGACTTTATTGAATTCGGTGCGATGAAAATATTTATCGATGGATCCTTAGGGGGGCGTACTGCGTTGTTGTCAGAAGACTATTCAGATGATCCTGGAAACAAAGGTGTTGCAGTACATGATCCCGAAAAACTAGAACAATTGGTGCAAACAGCTAGAAAATATAATGAAACAATCGCTGTTCATGTAATTGGAGATTCGGCAGTTGAAATCATAATAGACTTAATAGAGAAATATCCTGTAGTATTTGGAAAAAAGGATAGATTAATTCATGTGAATGTTTTACGAGAAGATTTAGTAGAAAGAATGGCGAAATTACCCTTAGTATTGGATCTCCAACCAATTTTTGTTCCTTCCGATTTTCCATGGGTTATCGAAAGGCTGGGGAAAGATCGATTAAACTGGGCATATGCATGGAAATCATTGATTAATTATGGATTCGAGTGCTCAGGAGGATCTGATTCTCCAGTAGAAATGGCAGACCCACTTGTGGGGATAGATGCCGCAGTGAATAATAAATTCCTTCCTGAGCAGGCACTTACAGTATTCGAAGCGATTTCATTATTTACAACTGGAAGTGCAAAAGCAACCGGAAAAGAAAACGAACGCGGGAAAATTGCCAAAGGATTTGATGCGGATTTCACAATAGTGGATAGAGAGTTAAATGCAACAACACTTCTAAAAGCTAATATACTAGAAACGATCGTTGCGGGAGAAACAGTCTACAAGAATAATAATTTAAGAGTAAAGTGA